Below is a window of Acidobacteriota bacterium DNA.
CGGGGTGCCGGGCTGCTGTCGAGCCCGGAGGTTCCCGAGGACGGAGATGTCAGGCTACGCCCGGCGTCCCCTGTCCGGAAAGGAGCGCGATTTGCGACCGGCGGCCCTCATCGCGGCGGTTGCCGCCGGAGCGATTCCCGCGGCCGGCGGGGAAGACGCCCCGCGAACGGCGGAAGCGGCGCGGGCCGAGTTCGACCGCTGCGCGGCGATCGACTCGGCGGACGGGCGGCTCGCCTGCTACGACGGGCTGGCGGAGCGGTGGCATCTCCAGCGGGAACGGATCGCGCTCGGCGCTTGGAAGACGGAGACGCTCTACTCGAGCGCCGACGGGTCCTGGTCGCTTCGCGCGGCCATCCCCACCGAAGAGGACGAGAAGGCCGCGGGGCCGCCGACGGTCAGGATGATCTGGACGTGCGATCGCGGGTCGGGCGGCGTGCGGATCGAAGGCGGCCTCGGTGTGCGCCAGGCGGCGCTTCTGCCATGGAAGGCCGATGGGAAGGATGCCCGCACGTACGAGTTCGTCCCTGTTCCCGGCGGCCTCACGGCCACGGACCCTGCGGCGACTCTCGACTATTTGTCGGATGCCCGGCGCGTGCGGATCGCGATCCAGGAGGGCGGCGGGGAAAGGCGGGAGCTGTCCTTCCGCGTGGCTCCTGGGGTCAACGCGCTGATCGACGCGATGCGGAAGTGCGGCACGAAGATGGAGCCTAAGTCGTGGGGGCTCGCCGCGCTCGTCGATCCCAGCCGGCTCTCGCCTCCGCGCGCCGTGCACAAGGTGATGCCGGAGTACCCCGAGGTCGCCCGCAAGACATCCGAAGAGGGCAAGGTCGTTCTCCTGTGCAGCGTCGCGACCGATGGAACGCTCCGGGTCCTGAGGGTCTTGAACGCGCCCGTGCTCGACCGGGGAATGGTCGAGGCGGCCGCCGCAGCGGTCTCGCAGTGGCGGTACGAGCCGGCGAGGCTGGACGGTGCCCCGTTCGAGATGACCATCGCCGTCGTGGTCCGCTTCGTGCTGGACCGGCGGTAGGCCCGGCCGCCGTTCTCCCCCACTCTACGGGCAGGCCGAGACGGGGGTCCTTCCCGCGCCGAGGGGCGACTCGCCGGCGCAATTCCGTCCGGTGACGACGTGGAAGAACGATCCTCCGGGCGGCGGGAGGGCGCCGTCGTCCTGGGTCGAGGTCGTCGGGATGCCGTTCTGGAAGCAGGCGAGATCGGTCGCGTCCGGCGAGCTGCCCCGGTAGACGTTGTAGGTGTCGGCTCCGGGGATCGGATCCCAGCTCAGATCGGCCACCGTCCCGCTCGACCGCGACAGCATGAGCCCCGTGCCCTCGGAGGGAACGGCCGCGCCGCAGGCGGAGCAGTCGATCACCGTCACGTCGTCGACGGCCGCCTCGACGATCGACCCCGCCCCCTCGTCCGCAGCGATGAACCTCAGCCGGACGTTCGCCGTCGGGGTGACGAAGTCGGCCACCCGGAAGCTGTGGTAGATCCAGCCGCCGACGGTATCCGGTCCCGTGGGACCGACCGTCTCGACGTTGACCCAGGTCGCTCCGCCGTCGTTGGACACGTCGACGGTGAACACGTCTTCCCCGGGGGACGAACCCTTGTCGTTGGAGTACCAGCGCCAGTAGCCGATCGTCGGGTCCGACATCCCGGAAAGATCGAAGACGGGCGAGAAGAGCGTCGTGCGGCCGTCATCGACGTCGTTCTCGCCGATGCTCCCGCCGGGCGAGCCCTGGCCGGTGACCCAGCAGTAGACGCCGTTCGGCGTGTGGTCGTCCTCGGGCTGCGCTTCGGTTCCGATCGGATCGACGCGCTCCCAGATTCCGGTGGTGGCGGTGTCGGACGGATCCCCGACGGTCCAGCCCTCGTCGGTTTCGACGTCGAGCGTCACGTCGCACTCGTCGGGCCGGCCGTCCGAGTTGCAGTCGGCCGAATCTCCCGAGGAGATGTCGCACTCGTCGGGAACGAAATTCAGGTTGCAGTCGAAGCTGGTCCCGGAGGACAGATCGCAGCCGTCGGCGATGCCGTTCCCGTTGCAGTCGGGCTCGCACTCGTCCGGGATGCCGTTGGCGTTGCAGTCGGCGCTGTTCCCGCCGGGGCCGACGTCGAGGGAGTCGTGGGCGCCGTTGGCATTGCAGTCGCCGACGCGGAGGAAGTAGACATCCTGCTCGCCGTTGAAGGTGGCTGCATAGGCGACCGCCGCCCCGTCGGCGTCCGATCTCATGTGGTAGTAGTCCCCGATCTTGTTCTGCTGGGGATGCCCGATCGTCGAGTCGAACGCGGGGCTGACCGGGATCCCCGCCGACCACGTCTCTCCGTGGTCGGTGGAGTAGGCGTAGTACAGCTCGGAGATCACCCCCGAGGGATCGCTGCGCGTGTCGTTCCAGACCACGTCGAGGCGCCCGTCGGGCGCCACCGAGAGCGTTCCGAACCACTGGTAGCTGGTGCCCGTCGGATCGTCGTCGACCTGGATCGGCGCCGACCAGGTCTGCCCGCCGTCGGTACTGCGGACGAGGTGCACCGACATCGGATCGGCGCCGGGAGGATCCACCGAGGCGAGGACGTAGACATAGCCGCGCGAGGGACCGTTCGAACGGTCCACGGCCACCCAGACCTGGCCGAGGAGCCCGCCGGGGTTCGGCGTCCCGCCGCTGCTCGTGGTGCCGCCCAAGTCGATCGACTTCGCCAGCTCGAACTTCGGAGAGCCGTTCGTTCCATCCTTGAGGCTGTCGGAGCGCAGGATCACGTGGCCCGTCGCCGAGAGGTTCGCTCCCGTGAAATAGACCTCGGCGTCGGGCCCGACGGCGATCGTTCCCCACTTCGGGCGGAAGTTCACCGGGCTGGCCCAAGGGCCCTGATAGGTGTAGCCGCCGTCGATCGAGCGCCCGTGGTCGGTGCCGGGGGCGCAGCAGGTGAACTGCGAGTTCCAGATCGGGTACAAGAATCCATCCGACGGCAAACCGGTCGTGTCGACCGTGAGCCAGTTCTTGTCGCCTCCCTGCGCGGGGATCGGTCCCTCCCACGTCACGCCCTTGTCGCGCGAGATGAACATCTCGGCATTGGTGGTGGAGGAGAGGGAGTAGTAGTAGAAGACCCCGTTGCTGTCGGCGTCGAGCACCGGGTCGCTGCGGAACTGCCCCGGTTCGAGTACACCGGGAAAGGTCCAGGTCTTCCCCCCGTCGTGGCTGTAGGCATACCCCGCCTGGCGAAAGCTCGATCCGACGTCGTCGAACTGCCGCCACCCGATGACGATGTTGTTCGGGTCGGTGGGGTCGATCGCGATCGACGGCTCGTTGGCGGCGTCCCCGACGATGTTGTTGCCGGCGGCGTCCACGTTCACCTGGACGCTCGTGAAGTTCCCGCGCGTCACCTGCGCAGCGGCGCTCGTCGTCCGCTCGCTGCGCGGCGGGGGTGGCGTTTCCGGCGGCGGGACCGGGACCTCGAGGTGTCCCGGCCGGGGACGCGTCTCGCCGCCCGTTCCCGCCGGCGGTGTGCCGGCCCACGACGGCGCGACGAGCGATGCCACGACGATCACACGGACGACCGGACCGCGAACCTCTCTCATCGGACCCTCGCAGCGAGACGAAGCCCTCGCCTGACCGGTCAGATACCGGGGGGATGGCCCGGAGGCAACCGCGCCTTGGCGGCGAGGTCGCGAGCGGCTCCGCGAGCGGGACGAGCGGCCCGTTCCGTCCGGGTCGATC
It encodes the following:
- a CDS encoding energy transducer TonB, with the translated sequence MPVVSPSVGRRIAPSRGHVPSVKRGEGIGPERRAAGGRNFLGGKESAGATRRRGCTLPLRGSRAAGPAAGVPGCCRARRFPRTEMSGYARRPLSGKERDLRPAALIAAVAAGAIPAAGGEDAPRTAEAARAEFDRCAAIDSADGRLACYDGLAERWHLQRERIALGAWKTETLYSSADGSWSLRAAIPTEEDEKAAGPPTVRMIWTCDRGSGGVRIEGGLGVRQAALLPWKADGKDARTYEFVPVPGGLTATDPAATLDYLSDARRVRIAIQEGGGERRELSFRVAPGVNALIDAMRKCGTKMEPKSWGLAALVDPSRLSPPRAVHKVMPEYPEVARKTSEEGKVVLLCSVATDGTLRVLRVLNAPVLDRGMVEAAAAAVSQWRYEPARLDGAPFEMTIAVVVRFVLDRR
- a CDS encoding exo-alpha-sialidase, which encodes MIAGILAAARMPRGTGSAAAGRRARTERESGKALLHRRRARRAFDKVRRSIEPAARERAAAPRAIRPRGHRPSSPLLEKPKRGSHHPVRPESCGASIVPCPPRPRRPPRARGTASSPSGSRCRLSIDPDGTGRSSRSRSRSRPRRQGAVASGPSPRYLTGQARASSRCEGPMREVRGPVVRVIVVASLVAPSWAGTPPAGTGGETRPRPGHLEVPVPPPETPPPPRSERTTSAAAQVTRGNFTSVQVNVDAAGNNIVGDAANEPSIAIDPTDPNNIVIGWRQFDDVGSSFRQAGYAYSHDGGKTWTFPGVLEPGQFRSDPVLDADSNGVFYYYSLSSTTNAEMFISRDKGVTWEGPIPAQGGDKNWLTVDTTGLPSDGFLYPIWNSQFTCCAPGTDHGRSIDGGYTYQGPWASPVNFRPKWGTIAVGPDAEVYFTGANLSATGHVILRSDSLKDGTNGSPKFELAKSIDLGGTTSSGGTPNPGGLLGQVWVAVDRSNGPSRGYVYVLASVDPPGADPMSVHLVRSTDGGQTWSAPIQVDDDPTGTSYQWFGTLSVAPDGRLDVVWNDTRSDPSGVISELYYAYSTDHGETWSAGIPVSPAFDSTIGHPQQNKIGDYYHMRSDADGAAVAYAATFNGEQDVYFLRVGDCNANGAHDSLDVGPGGNSADCNANGIPDECEPDCNGNGIADGCDLSSGTSFDCNLNFVPDECDISSGDSADCNSDGRPDECDVTLDVETDEGWTVGDPSDTATTGIWERVDPIGTEAQPEDDHTPNGVYCWVTGQGSPGGSIGENDVDDGRTTLFSPVFDLSGMSDPTIGYWRWYSNDKGSSPGEDVFTVDVSNDGGATWVNVETVGPTGPDTVGGWIYHSFRVADFVTPTANVRLRFIAADEGAGSIVEAAVDDVTVIDCSACGAAVPSEGTGLMLSRSSGTVADLSWDPIPGADTYNVYRGSSPDATDLACFQNGIPTTSTQDDGALPPPGGSFFHVVTGRNCAGESPLGAGRTPVSACP